A section of the Pseudomonas flavescens genome encodes:
- the glyS gene encoding glycine--tRNA ligase subunit beta: MSALDFLVELGTEELPPKALKNLGDAFLAGVEKGLKAAGLSYNSARMYAAPRRLAVLVEQLATQQPDRTVNLDGPPLQAAFDADGNPTQAALGFAKKCGVELDAIDQSGPKLKFSQHIPGQGAAGLLPGIVENSLNELPIPKRMRWGARKTEFVRPSQWLVMLFGDQVIDCEILAQKAGRVSRGHRFHANHEVRISAPAMYAQELRAAYVIADASERRQLIAKRVDQLAAEQQGTAIVPPALLEEVSALVEWPVPLVCSFEERFLEVPQEALITTMQDNQKYFCLLDANGKLLPRFITVANVESKDPAQIISGNEKVVRPRLTDAEFFFKQDKKQKLESFNTRLANVVFQAQLGTVYDKAQRVSALAGFIAERIGGDARRGARAGLLSKCDLASEMVGEFPEMQGIAGYYYALNDGEPQDVALALNEQYMPRGAGAELPSTLTGAAVALADKLDTLVGIFGIGMLPTGSKDPYALRRAALGVLRILIEKGLDLDLGATVDFAIRQFGGKVKAQGLAPQVLDFIFDRLRARYEDEGVDVSVYQAVRAVNPKSPLDFDQRVQAVQAFRQLPEAEALAAANKRVSNLLSKADGQIAKSIEAHYFDTPAEFTLNAAIQQADNAVQPLARERQYREALAQLASLRKPVDSFFEAVLVNAEDPKVRANRYALLARLRGLFLGVADISVLG; the protein is encoded by the coding sequence ATGAGTGCGCTCGATTTTCTCGTTGAACTGGGCACCGAAGAGCTGCCACCCAAAGCCCTGAAGAACCTCGGCGATGCCTTTCTTGCCGGCGTTGAAAAGGGCCTCAAGGCCGCTGGCCTGAGCTACAACAGCGCGCGCATGTATGCCGCGCCGCGCCGCCTCGCGGTGCTGGTCGAACAGCTTGCCACCCAGCAGCCGGATCGCACCGTCAATCTCGACGGCCCGCCGCTGCAGGCCGCCTTCGACGCCGACGGTAACCCGACCCAGGCCGCCCTCGGCTTCGCCAAGAAGTGTGGCGTCGAGCTGGACGCCATCGATCAGAGCGGGCCGAAGCTGAAGTTCAGCCAGCACATCCCGGGGCAGGGCGCCGCCGGGCTGCTGCCGGGCATCGTGGAAAACTCGCTGAACGAACTGCCGATTCCCAAGCGCATGCGCTGGGGCGCGCGCAAGACCGAATTCGTCCGCCCGAGCCAGTGGCTGGTGATGCTGTTCGGTGACCAGGTGATCGATTGCGAAATCCTCGCCCAGAAGGCTGGGCGCGTGTCCCGCGGGCATCGCTTCCATGCCAACCACGAGGTGCGTATCTCGGCCCCGGCCATGTACGCCCAGGAACTGCGTGCCGCCTATGTGATCGCCGATGCCAGCGAGCGTCGTCAGCTGATCGCCAAGCGCGTCGACCAGTTGGCTGCCGAGCAGCAGGGCACGGCCATCGTGCCACCAGCACTGCTCGAGGAAGTCAGTGCGCTGGTCGAGTGGCCGGTACCGCTGGTCTGCTCTTTCGAAGAGCGTTTCCTTGAAGTACCGCAGGAAGCCCTGATCACCACCATGCAGGACAACCAGAAGTACTTCTGCCTGCTGGACGCCAACGGCAAGCTGCTGCCGCGCTTCATCACCGTGGCCAACGTCGAAAGCAAGGATCCGGCGCAGATCATCTCCGGCAACGAGAAGGTGGTGCGCCCGCGTCTCACCGATGCCGAGTTCTTCTTCAAGCAGGACAAGAAACAGAAGCTGGAAAGCTTCAACACGCGTCTCGCCAACGTGGTCTTCCAGGCCCAGCTCGGCACCGTCTATGACAAGGCCCAGCGTGTCTCGGCCCTGGCCGGCTTCATCGCCGAGCGCATCGGTGGCGACGCCCGCCGTGGTGCCCGCGCCGGTTTGCTGAGCAAGTGCGACCTGGCCAGTGAAATGGTCGGCGAGTTCCCGGAGATGCAGGGTATCGCCGGTTACTACTACGCGCTGAACGACGGCGAGCCACAGGACGTTGCCCTGGCGCTGAACGAGCAGTACATGCCGCGCGGTGCCGGTGCCGAACTGCCGAGCACGCTGACCGGTGCCGCCGTGGCGCTGGCGGACAAGCTGGACACGCTGGTCGGTATCTTCGGTATCGGCATGCTGCCCACCGGCAGCAAGGACCCCTACGCCCTGCGCCGGGCGGCACTGGGCGTGCTGCGCATTCTCATCGAGAAGGGTCTCGATCTGGATCTGGGTGCCACCGTCGACTTCGCCATCCGCCAGTTTGGCGGCAAGGTCAAGGCACAGGGCCTGGCGCCACAGGTGCTGGACTTCATCTTCGACCGCCTGCGTGCGCGTTATGAAGACGAAGGCGTGGATGTCTCCGTGTACCAGGCCGTTCGTGCGGTGAACCCTAAGTCGCCGTTGGACTTCGATCAGCGCGTGCAGGCCGTTCAGGCCTTCCGCCAGCTGCCGGAGGCCGAGGCCCTGGCCGCGGCCAACAAGCGTGTGTCGAACCTGCTGAGCAAGGCCGACGGGCAGATCGCCAAGAGCATCGAGGCGCATTACTTCGATACGCCAGCCGAGTTCACCCTCAACGCGGCCATTCAGCAGGCCGACAACGCTGTGCAGCCACTGGCGCGAGAGCGCCAGTATCGCGAAGCACTGGCGCAGCTGGCGTCGCTGCGCAAGCCGGTGGACAGCTTCTTCGAAGCGGTGCTGGTCAACGCCGAAGACCCCAAGGTACGTGCCAATCGCTATGCGCTGCTGGCGCGTCTGCGCGGGCTGTTCCTGGGTGTCGCCGATATCTCCGTGCTGGGCTAG
- a CDS encoding PepSY-associated TM helix domain-containing protein, protein MKEGFRQSMAWLHTWTGLVVGWVLFFVFVTGTAGYVDDEITRWMEPERPLQVRVEGVERSAMLERGLKRLEQVASNAKSWTITLPHTSLRPRGEQGLAIAWEDLPERGHDFGRRGREELNAETGLPRQEVEPRATGGGAALYEMHYILHYMPYNVGITIVGVCTMLMLLAILTGVITHKKIFKDFFTFRPGKGQRSWLDAHNVISVMALPFFLMITYSGLVFFVFNYMPAGVAAVYGTGNLQQRALFDDLFARDKREHLPASRPQASLEELVQRAEAQWPERGVSSLTISQVKGEPARVDVQRIIGDSVNVYDPVMLSFAAADGQPTLYPDKTHGAGKTHRMLIGLHEGLFADWWLRWLYLIAGLLGCGMIGTGLVLWTVKRRNQHLKRNDAAALFDAYGLRVVEVLNAGTLVGLPVAVAAYFWANRLLPVGMGDRADWEMHCLFLTWGWLFLYASLRPLKKAWLEMAWMAVAAYGLVPVINGLTTDRHLGVTLVEGDWVLAGFDLSMFGLAALFAYGAMKIRRRWLKADAAAALSGKEALA, encoded by the coding sequence ATGAAAGAGGGATTTCGCCAGTCCATGGCCTGGCTGCATACCTGGACGGGGCTGGTGGTGGGCTGGGTGCTGTTTTTCGTGTTCGTGACCGGCACCGCCGGTTACGTGGACGATGAAATCACCCGCTGGATGGAGCCCGAGCGGCCGCTGCAGGTACGCGTCGAAGGCGTGGAACGCAGCGCAATGCTCGAGCGCGGCCTCAAGCGCCTGGAGCAGGTCGCCAGCAACGCCAAGAGCTGGACCATCACCCTGCCGCATACTTCGCTGCGTCCGCGTGGCGAGCAGGGCCTGGCGATCGCCTGGGAAGACCTGCCCGAGCGTGGCCACGATTTCGGCCGCCGCGGCCGTGAAGAGCTGAACGCCGAAACCGGCCTGCCGCGCCAGGAAGTCGAGCCGCGCGCCACCGGTGGCGGTGCCGCCCTCTACGAGATGCACTACATACTGCATTACATGCCCTACAACGTGGGCATCACCATCGTCGGCGTGTGCACCATGCTGATGCTGCTGGCGATTCTCACCGGAGTCATCACCCACAAGAAGATCTTCAAGGACTTCTTCACCTTCCGCCCTGGCAAGGGGCAGCGCTCCTGGCTGGACGCGCACAACGTGATCAGCGTGATGGCGCTGCCGTTCTTCCTGATGATCACCTACAGCGGCCTGGTCTTCTTCGTCTTCAACTACATGCCGGCAGGGGTCGCGGCGGTATATGGCACCGGCAACCTGCAGCAGCGCGCGCTGTTCGATGACCTCTTTGCCCGTGACAAGCGCGAGCATCTGCCCGCCAGTCGGCCGCAAGCCTCGCTCGAAGAACTGGTGCAGCGCGCCGAAGCGCAATGGCCCGAGCGCGGCGTGTCGAGCCTGACCATCAGCCAGGTGAAGGGCGAGCCGGCGCGTGTCGACGTGCAGCGGATCATCGGCGATTCGGTCAACGTTTACGACCCGGTGATGCTGAGCTTCGCCGCTGCCGATGGCCAGCCTACGCTCTACCCGGACAAGACCCACGGCGCCGGCAAGACCCACCGCATGCTGATCGGCCTGCACGAGGGGTTGTTCGCCGACTGGTGGCTGCGCTGGCTGTACCTGATCGCCGGCCTGCTCGGCTGCGGGATGATCGGTACCGGGCTGGTGCTGTGGACGGTCAAGCGGCGTAATCAGCACCTCAAGCGCAATGATGCTGCGGCACTGTTCGACGCCTATGGCCTGCGCGTCGTGGAAGTGCTCAATGCCGGTACCCTGGTCGGCCTGCCGGTGGCGGTGGCCGCCTACTTCTGGGCCAACCGGCTGTTGCCGGTGGGCATGGGGGATCGTGCGGACTGGGAGATGCACTGCCTGTTCCTGACCTGGGGCTGGCTGTTCCTCTATGCTTCGCTGCGGCCGCTGAAGAAGGCCTGGCTGGAGATGGCCTGGATGGCCGTGGCGGCCTACGGGCTGGTTCCCGTGATCAACGGCCTGACCACCGACCGCCATCTGGGCGTGACCCTCGTCGAGGGTGACTGGGTGCTGGCCGGGTTCGATCTGAGCATGTTCGGCCTGGCGGCGCTGTTCGCCTATGGCGCCATGAAGATTCGTCGTCGCTGGCTGAAGGCCGATGCGGCAGCTGCGTTGTCGGGCAAGGAGGCGCTGGCATGA
- the choX gene encoding choline ABC transporter substrate-binding protein, whose product MSASFHSMAEDAKCATVSLADPGWSDIAVTNGIASLLLDGLGYKPQTRTLAVPIIFAGLQKGQVDVFLGNWMPAGQHDYERYVTSGQVDKVVENLGGTEYTLAVPTYAYEEGVQDFKDLNKFAARFGKKIYGIGSGSPANDYIRQMIANNEFDLGDWELVESSEQAMLVQVGRAEKRGQFVVFLGWTPHPMNIQYDMQYLKGGEKFFGSTGSVNTLARKGYVAECPNVGKLLTNLKFTQDMENTIMDQVLNGKVANATAIKTWIKANPEVLDGWLDGVTTRDGGDALQAVKAKL is encoded by the coding sequence ATGAGCGCCAGCTTCCACAGCATGGCGGAAGACGCCAAGTGCGCCACCGTCAGCCTTGCCGATCCGGGCTGGAGCGACATCGCGGTTACCAACGGCATCGCCAGCCTGCTGCTCGACGGCCTTGGCTACAAGCCGCAGACCCGTACCCTGGCGGTGCCGATCATCTTCGCCGGATTGCAGAAGGGGCAGGTCGATGTATTCCTCGGCAACTGGATGCCGGCCGGGCAGCACGACTACGAGCGCTACGTCACCAGCGGCCAGGTCGACAAGGTGGTGGAGAACCTCGGTGGCACCGAGTACACCCTGGCGGTACCGACCTATGCCTACGAAGAGGGCGTGCAGGACTTCAAGGACCTGAACAAATTCGCCGCGCGCTTCGGCAAGAAAATCTACGGCATCGGCTCGGGCTCACCGGCCAACGACTACATCCGCCAGATGATCGCCAACAACGAGTTCGATCTTGGCGACTGGGAACTGGTCGAGTCGAGCGAGCAGGCCATGCTGGTGCAGGTCGGCAGGGCCGAGAAGCGTGGCCAGTTCGTGGTCTTTCTCGGCTGGACACCGCACCCGATGAACATCCAGTACGACATGCAGTACCTCAAGGGCGGCGAGAAATTCTTCGGCAGCACCGGCTCGGTCAACACCCTGGCGCGCAAGGGCTACGTGGCCGAGTGCCCGAACGTCGGCAAGCTGCTGACCAACCTGAAGTTCACCCAGGACATGGAGAACACCATCATGGACCAGGTGCTGAACGGGAAGGTCGCCAACGCCACGGCCATCAAGACCTGGATCAAGGCCAACCCTGAAGTGCTCGATGGCTGGCTCGACGGTGTAACCACCCGAGACGGTGGCGATGCGCTGCAAGCGGTCAAAGCCAAGCTCTAG
- a CDS encoding pyridoxamine 5'-phosphate oxidase family protein codes for MSTTIDTLEQLQALYGQAHERSLRKEIPYLSEPYQALVAASPFVVLGTHGPDGLDCSPRGDAPGFVRVVDERTLLLPDRPGNNRIDSLRNIVHDPHVALLFLIPGVGESFRVNGRASISVDPALLERCSAQGKLPRSVLRISVDTCYFQCSKAAVRSGLWDAERHVERSSLPSAGDILKAVMDPQFDAQSYERELQERLKTMLY; via the coding sequence TTGAGTACCACCATCGACACCCTGGAACAACTGCAGGCGCTCTACGGCCAAGCCCACGAGCGGTCGTTGCGCAAGGAAATCCCCTACCTCAGCGAGCCCTATCAGGCACTGGTCGCTGCGTCGCCCTTCGTGGTGCTTGGTACCCACGGCCCGGATGGGCTGGATTGCTCGCCCCGTGGCGATGCGCCGGGCTTCGTGCGGGTCGTCGATGAGCGCACCCTGCTGCTGCCGGATCGCCCGGGCAACAACCGCATCGACAGTCTGCGCAATATCGTCCACGACCCCCACGTGGCGCTGCTGTTCCTGATTCCCGGGGTTGGCGAGAGCTTCCGGGTCAATGGCCGTGCCAGCATTTCCGTCGATCCCGCCCTGCTGGAACGTTGCAGCGCACAGGGCAAGCTGCCGCGCAGCGTGCTGCGTATCAGCGTCGACACCTGTTATTTCCAGTGTTCCAAGGCGGCGGTGCGCTCCGGGCTGTGGGATGCCGAGCGCCATGTCGAGCGCTCCAGCCTGCCGTCGGCGGGCGACATCCTCAAGGCGGTCATGGACCCGCAATTTGATGCGCAGTCCTATGAGCGCGAGTTGCAGGAACGCCTGAAAACCATGCTCTACTGA
- a CDS encoding PilZ domain-containing protein: MSANQRQYPRTPMKCRIKICHPSFGERVAQTRDLSDGGVYVRHEDLAALELGTRVTGQVQDMPFEAPILEMEVMRVDPDGVGLRFIRD; the protein is encoded by the coding sequence ATGTCCGCCAACCAGCGCCAGTATCCCCGTACACCGATGAAGTGCCGCATCAAGATCTGCCATCCGAGCTTCGGTGAACGGGTTGCTCAGACCCGCGATCTTTCCGATGGTGGCGTGTACGTCCGGCATGAGGACCTGGCAGCTCTGGAGCTGGGTACACGAGTGACCGGCCAGGTGCAGGACATGCCCTTCGAAGCACCGATCCTGGAAATGGAAGTGATGCGCGTCGATCCCGATGGGGTCGGGCTGCGCTTCATCCGCGACTGA
- a CDS encoding lysophospholipid acyltransferase produces MEKLKGALVVGSLRLFALLPWRAVQSLGAMIGWLMWKLPSGSRDVVRINLAKCFPELSAAEHDKLVGRSLMDIGRTLTESACAWVWPAHKSLARVREVEGLEVLEAALASGKGVVGITSHLGNWEVLNHFYCSQCKPIIFYRPPKLKAVDDLLREQRVQLGNRVAPSTKEGILSVIKEVRKGGAVGIPADPEPSLSSGMFVPFCGTVALTSKFVPGMLAGGKAVGVFLHALRLEDGSGYKVILEAAPEGMYSEDTYTAVAAMSAVVEKYVRAYPSQYMWSMKRFKKRPEGEERWY; encoded by the coding sequence GTGGAAAAGCTCAAAGGCGCTCTGGTGGTCGGTTCCCTGCGCTTGTTCGCCCTGTTGCCATGGCGAGCCGTGCAGTCGCTCGGCGCGATGATCGGCTGGTTGATGTGGAAGCTGCCTTCGGGCTCGCGCGATGTGGTGCGCATCAACCTGGCCAAGTGTTTTCCTGAACTGAGTGCCGCCGAGCACGACAAGCTGGTCGGCCGCAGCCTGATGGACATTGGTCGCACACTGACCGAAAGCGCCTGCGCCTGGGTCTGGCCGGCGCACAAGTCGCTGGCCCGCGTGCGTGAGGTCGAAGGCCTGGAAGTGCTCGAAGCCGCCCTCGCCTCCGGCAAGGGCGTGGTTGGCATCACCAGCCATCTGGGCAATTGGGAAGTGCTCAACCACTTCTACTGTTCGCAGTGCAAACCGATCATTTTCTACCGTCCGCCAAAGCTCAAGGCCGTGGATGATCTGCTCCGTGAGCAGCGCGTGCAGCTGGGCAACCGCGTGGCACCGTCGACCAAGGAAGGCATCCTCAGCGTCATCAAGGAAGTGCGCAAGGGCGGTGCCGTGGGCATCCCCGCGGACCCCGAGCCGAGCCTGTCGTCCGGCATGTTCGTGCCCTTCTGCGGCACCGTGGCGCTGACCAGCAAGTTCGTGCCGGGCATGCTCGCCGGTGGCAAAGCGGTAGGCGTGTTCCTGCATGCGCTGCGTCTGGAAGACGGCTCCGGTTACAAGGTGATCCTGGAAGCCGCGCCGGAAGGCATGTACAGCGAAGACACCTACACCGCCGTGGCGGCCATGAGCGCCGTGGTAGAGAAATACGTGCGTGCCTACCCGAGCCAGTACATGTGGAGCATGAAACGCTTCAAGAAGCGCCCCGAAGGTGAGGAGCGCTGGTACTGA
- a CDS encoding C40 family peptidase: MNKFFLSLFLGGALCCAAVGNASASFRVHLQDGSSRVVPPTKVEHTPAQSVVKRAMSTLGTPYRWGGTSPERGFDCSGLVNYAFKKVDDLELPRTSRALSRVDGPKVAKGDLEPGDLLFFRIRGRSVDHVAIYLGNDRFIHAPRRGSNVRIDKLSDGYWKKHFQLARRVMPEETQLASNG, encoded by the coding sequence TTGAATAAATTTTTCCTGTCTCTGTTTCTCGGTGGTGCCCTGTGCTGCGCCGCCGTCGGTAATGCCTCCGCCAGTTTTCGCGTTCACCTGCAGGACGGCAGCAGCCGCGTGGTGCCACCGACCAAGGTCGAGCACACGCCGGCGCAAAGCGTGGTCAAGCGAGCCATGAGCACCTTGGGCACGCCTTACCGCTGGGGCGGTACCAGCCCGGAGCGTGGTTTCGACTGCAGCGGCCTGGTCAACTATGCGTTCAAGAAGGTCGATGACCTCGAGCTGCCCCGGACCTCCCGCGCCCTGTCCCGGGTCGATGGCCCCAAGGTGGCCAAGGGCGATCTGGAGCCTGGGGACCTGCTGTTCTTCCGCATTCGCGGGCGCAGCGTCGACCACGTGGCCATCTACCTGGGCAACGACCGCTTCATTCACGCCCCGCGTCGTGGCAGCAACGTGCGGATCGACAAACTCAGCGACGGCTACTGGAAAAAGCATTTCCAGCTGGCTCGCCGGGTGATGCCGGAAGAAACCCAGCTGGCCAGCAACGGTTGA
- a CDS encoding DUF3649 domain-containing protein yields MKEGSMARYRWLVASRVLAAALGGYALTSALTVLLSLVWPLPKSQAVLAATMLSFTLYAGAVIWVFSVRSVTRAWLGMLIPTAVIALLCWVLQSGGPA; encoded by the coding sequence ATGAAAGAAGGTTCGATGGCGCGTTATCGCTGGCTGGTCGCCTCGCGCGTGTTGGCTGCTGCACTGGGTGGCTATGCCCTGACCTCCGCGCTGACCGTCTTGTTGTCGCTCGTCTGGCCGCTGCCGAAAAGCCAGGCCGTGCTGGCCGCCACGATGCTCAGCTTTACCCTGTATGCCGGTGCGGTGATCTGGGTGTTCAGCGTGCGCAGCGTGACCCGCGCCTGGCTGGGCATGCTGATCCCCACCGCGGTGATCGCGCTGCTGTGCTGGGTGCTGCAATCGGGAGGTCCGGCATGA
- a CDS encoding DNA-3-methyladenine glycosylase I: protein MPRCFWCNDDPLYQAYHDREWGVPSRDPQHLFEMLLLEGAQAGLSWITVLKKRERYREVLFGFDAERLAAMSDAHIETLMQDPGIIRNRLKLQAARKNAQAWLRLDDPVTLLWSFVGGQPKINHFDGRGDVPAVTPEAEAMSKALKKAGFTFVGPTICYAFMQATGMVMDHTRDCDRYAELQQEARP, encoded by the coding sequence ATGCCCCGCTGTTTCTGGTGTAACGACGACCCGCTCTATCAGGCTTATCACGACAGAGAATGGGGCGTGCCGTCCCGCGACCCACAGCACCTGTTCGAGATGCTGCTGCTCGAAGGCGCCCAGGCCGGATTGTCGTGGATCACCGTGCTGAAGAAGCGCGAGCGCTACCGCGAAGTCCTGTTCGGTTTCGATGCCGAACGGCTGGCGGCGATGAGCGACGCCCATATCGAAACCCTGATGCAGGATCCCGGCATCATCCGCAATCGTCTCAAGCTGCAGGCCGCGCGCAAGAACGCCCAGGCCTGGCTGCGCCTCGACGATCCGGTGACGCTGCTCTGGTCGTTCGTCGGCGGCCAGCCGAAAATCAATCACTTCGACGGCCGCGGCGACGTGCCGGCGGTCACCCCCGAAGCCGAGGCCATGAGCAAGGCGCTGAAAAAGGCCGGCTTCACTTTCGTCGGCCCGACCATCTGCTATGCCTTCATGCAGGCCACCGGCATGGTCATGGACCACACCCGCGATTGTGATCGCTACGCAGAGCTGCAACAGGAGGCACGCCCTTGA
- the glyQ gene encoding glycine--tRNA ligase subunit alpha has translation MSQTTPAVRTFQDLILALQQYWAEQGCVVLQPYDMEVGAGTFHTATFLRAIGPETWNAAYVQPSRRPADGRYGENPNRLQHYYQFQVVLKPNPENFQELYLGSLKAIGIDPLVHDIRFVEDNWESPTLGAWGLGWEIWLNGMEVTQFTYFQQVGGIECYPVTGEITYGLERLAMYLQGVDSVYDLVWTDGQFGKVTYGDVFHQNEVEQSTYNFEHANVEKLFELFDFYESEANRLIALELPLPTYEMVLKASHTFNLLDARRAISVTARQQYILRVRTLARAVAQSYLQARRRLGFPLAAPDLRDEVLAKLEAAE, from the coding sequence GTGAGCCAGACAACGCCTGCCGTGCGCACCTTCCAGGACTTGATCCTCGCCCTGCAACAATACTGGGCCGAGCAAGGCTGTGTGGTATTGCAACCCTACGATATGGAAGTGGGCGCCGGTACCTTCCACACTGCCACCTTTCTGCGTGCCATCGGCCCGGAAACCTGGAATGCCGCTTACGTGCAGCCATCGCGCCGCCCGGCCGACGGTCGTTATGGGGAGAACCCAAACCGTCTGCAGCACTACTACCAGTTCCAGGTGGTGCTCAAGCCGAACCCGGAGAACTTCCAGGAGCTGTACCTGGGCTCGCTGAAGGCCATCGGCATCGATCCGCTGGTGCACGACATCCGTTTCGTCGAAGACAACTGGGAATCGCCGACCCTGGGCGCCTGGGGTCTGGGCTGGGAAATCTGGCTCAACGGCATGGAAGTCACCCAGTTCACCTATTTCCAGCAGGTTGGTGGCATCGAGTGCTACCCGGTCACGGGTGAGATCACCTACGGGCTCGAGCGCCTGGCCATGTACCTGCAGGGCGTCGACTCGGTCTACGATCTGGTGTGGACGGACGGCCAGTTCGGCAAGGTGACCTACGGCGACGTGTTCCACCAGAACGAAGTGGAACAGTCGACCTACAACTTCGAACACGCCAACGTCGAGAAGCTGTTCGAGCTGTTCGATTTCTACGAGAGCGAAGCCAATCGCCTGATCGCACTGGAGCTGCCACTGCCGACCTACGAGATGGTGCTCAAGGCCTCCCATACCTTCAACCTGCTCGACGCCCGCCGCGCCATTTCGGTGACCGCGCGCCAGCAGTACATCCTGCGCGTGCGCACCCTGGCCCGCGCCGTGGCGCAGAGTTATCTGCAGGCCCGACGCCGCCTGGGCTTCCCGCTCGCCGCCCCCGATCTGCGTGATGAAGTACTGGCCAAGCTGGAGGCAGCAGAATGA
- a CDS encoding DUF3325 domain-containing protein, whose amino-acid sequence MTLNLSILLASLGGFIALALAMDKHCKHLLRRVLSPFWLRALRIAGWSLLALALALSLSRWGVSVGAAAWLGWLSVAGIVLVFYLPKWPWQPSPGKAAPRREKKPALVENLVAQPVERLHWMRRGATGVLLLVPLAVLGLLLTASPKPLHSDDAVHGQVGPWAFTLAEAQRKAPHRVLGTPFKAFEVRFCETCDDQIRAAYLKIRKPRSLRAAGLVFSGNRWDRWVEIQIPAKATLSDQLWLTVEGKDGSVHHAAVDIDKVSPELAAFLERES is encoded by the coding sequence ATGACCCTGAACCTCTCCATTCTGCTCGCCAGCCTGGGTGGGTTCATCGCCCTGGCGCTGGCCATGGACAAGCACTGCAAGCACCTGCTGCGCCGGGTACTGTCGCCGTTTTGGTTGCGTGCTTTGCGTATCGCAGGCTGGTCGCTGCTGGCCCTGGCATTGGCCCTGAGCCTCAGTCGGTGGGGCGTGAGTGTCGGTGCGGCGGCCTGGCTGGGCTGGTTGTCGGTCGCCGGGATCGTGCTGGTTTTCTACCTGCCGAAGTGGCCCTGGCAGCCCTCGCCGGGTAAGGCCGCGCCGCGTCGCGAGAAGAAACCTGCGCTGGTCGAGAACCTCGTGGCGCAGCCGGTCGAGCGCCTGCACTGGATGCGTCGTGGAGCCACCGGCGTGTTGCTGCTGGTGCCCCTGGCGGTGCTTGGCCTGTTACTGACCGCTTCGCCAAAGCCGCTGCACAGCGACGATGCCGTGCACGGCCAGGTCGGCCCCTGGGCGTTCACCCTGGCCGAGGCGCAGCGCAAGGCGCCGCATCGGGTACTGGGTACGCCATTCAAGGCCTTCGAAGTACGCTTTTGCGAAACCTGCGATGACCAGATACGCGCGGCCTATCTGAAGATCCGCAAGCCACGTTCACTGCGTGCCGCGGGCCTGGTGTTCTCTGGCAACCGCTGGGATCGTTGGGTGGAAATCCAGATTCCCGCCAAGGCCACACTCAGCGATCAGCTGTGGCTGACCGTGGAAGGCAAGGACGGCAGCGTGCATCACGCGGCGGTGGATATCGACAAAGTGTCGCCCGAGCTGGCGGCGTTTCTCGAACGCGAATCCTGA
- a CDS encoding 7-cyano-7-deazaguanine/7-aminomethyl-7-deazaguanine transporter: MTLLPASVSRAVLAALIAFHILIIIASNYLVQLPITLFGWHTTWGAFSFPFIFLATDLTVRLIGKHAARVVIARVMVPALVASYIVSVLFHEGAFGGVAALGEFNLFVFRIALASFLAYVLGQLLDIQVFDRLRRLKHWWVAPAASSVFGQAMDTLAFFSIAFWQSSDPFMAANWVEIAVVDYVIKLAVSLILFVPLYGVLLGAIVKRLPQRTVVN; encoded by the coding sequence ATGACCCTGCTTCCCGCATCGGTCAGCCGCGCCGTATTGGCTGCGCTGATCGCGTTTCACATCCTCATCATCATCGCCAGCAACTACCTGGTGCAGCTGCCGATCACCCTTTTCGGCTGGCACACCACCTGGGGCGCGTTCAGCTTTCCATTCATCTTCCTGGCGACCGACCTGACCGTCAGGCTGATCGGCAAGCACGCCGCGCGGGTGGTGATCGCCCGGGTGATGGTGCCGGCACTGGTCGCGTCCTACATCGTATCGGTGCTGTTCCACGAGGGTGCATTCGGTGGCGTGGCGGCCCTCGGCGAATTCAACCTGTTCGTGTTCCGCATCGCCCTGGCCAGCTTCCTGGCCTACGTGCTTGGGCAACTGCTCGATATTCAGGTGTTCGACCGCCTGCGCAGGCTGAAGCACTGGTGGGTCGCTCCGGCAGCCTCCAGCGTGTTCGGCCAGGCCATGGATACCCTGGCGTTCTTCTCCATCGCCTTCTGGCAGAGCAGTGACCCCTTCATGGCGGCCAACTGGGTGGAGATCGCCGTGGTCGACTACGTGATCAAGCTGGCGGTCAGCCTGATCCTGTTCGTGCCGCTGTATGGCGTGCTGCTTGGCGCCATCGTGAAGAGGCTGCCGCAGCGTACCGTGGTGAACTGA